CGGTCACCCGCGAGCGGCTTGGTGACTCCGATATCACGATGTATGACCTGCTGCGCTCCGCACTGCGCCACCGCCCCGAGTACATCATCGTCGGCGAGGTGCGTGGCGAGGAGGCCATCACGCTGTTTCAGGCGATGAACACCGGCCACACGACGTTCTCGACGATGCACGCTGATTCGGTCCAGACGGTCATCAACCGGCTGGAGAACGAGCCCATCAACGTCCCGCGGCCGATGGTCCAGAGCCTCGACATCCTCTGTGTGCAGGTGCTTGCCCGCTCGGGCGACGAGCGCGTCCGCCGTGCGAAGACGCTCGCTGAGATCGAGGGCATCGACCAGCGGACTGGCGAACTCGATTACTCGACGACGTACAACTGGCGGGCCACCGAGGACCGATTCAGCGAGAACAACAGCGAGCTACTGGACGAGATCCGTGAGGAGCGCGGCTGGTCGCAGTCGGAACTGCTGACCGAACTCCGCAACCGCCAGCAGTTCCTTCGCTATCTCCAGTCCGAAGGCATCACTGACTACCGGAAGTTCACGGCGATGGTCAACAAGTACTACGCGGACAAAGCGCAGGTCATGGCGAACATCGACGACGGCGCGATAGCCTGATATGGCGCTGAACCCGCTCGGTCTCGCACCGCTGGCCGTCGTCGTCGGGATTCTCGGTCTGGTCGGCTACAGCACCATCAACGAGCGCTTCGACCGCAACGTCACGCGGTTGTCCCGACGGCTCTTCGGTCGGTACGTGGGCGAGTCGCCCACGCGTGAACGACAGCTCGAAGCCGCATACATCGACGAGACCTACCGCGGCTACGCCGCCAGAACGCTGGTGTACGCCTGTGTGGGGGCCGTCGCCGGGGCGATCACCGGCGCATATGCCATCGGCGGCCTGCTGCTGGTGCTGCCGGCGCTGGTGGAGCTTGCACAGGGACTCCCCTCGACGATGGTGAACGCCTTCGGCCTGCGGACGTTCGAACTCGTGTTGACGCCGACGGGGACGCTCTACATCCTCATCGGCGGCGGCGTTCTCTCCGGCGCGGCGACGGCAGGTCTCACGTACCTGTACCGCTGGGAACGGCTCAAAAACCGGGCAGACGTTCGGAGCCGGAACATCGACGAGGGGATGGCCCGCACCATCGCCTTCATGTACGCGCTCTCCCGCGGCGGGATGTCGTTCCCGGACGTGATGCGGGTGCTAGCCCGAAATCAGGAGATCTACGGCGACACGGCGAAGGAGGTCGGCGTCGCCGTCAGGGAGATGGACCTGTTCGGACGGGACATGATCTCTGCGCTCGAACACGTCTCTCGGCGAACCCCGAGCGAACAGTTCAAGACGTTCACCGAGAACCTCTCAAGCGTCCTCCAGAGCGGCCAGTCGCTGGCCCCGTTCCTCCGCGAGCAGTACGAGCGACATCAGGAAGAGGCCGCCGAGCGTCAGGAGAACCTACTGGAGCGACTGGCGACGGTCGCCGAGGCGTACGTCACCGTCTTCGTCGCCGCCGTGCTCTTCCTGATGACAATCTTGCTCGTGTTCGGCCTGACGACGACGGACACGCTCTGGCTGTTGCAGCTGATGGCGTATCTCGTCATCCCGCTCGCCAACGTCGGATTCGTGGTGTATCTTGATATCAAACTCCAATCGCTCGGCATCGGGAGCAGCGGCACGACGGACATTCTGGAGCGGCACGAAACGGCGACGCTGGGGAAACCCAGCACGGGGGCCGACCGTCTCGGCCTGACCGACGGCGGCGTCGCCCCGGCTGACGAGGCGAACTGGCTCCGGCTCAGATTCCACGACCGCGTCAAATCGATTCGGGAACTGCTCAGCTCTCCGATGCAGTCGCTGATCTGGAACCCGGTGTACGTCCTCTACCTCACAGTGCCTGTCGCGGTAGTGTTGCTGCTCGTCCGTGCTCCGGCAGCGTTCCAAGCGTCGTCGGTCAACATCCGCATCCTCGATGACCTCGTCATCCAGTCAGTGTTGCTGATTCTGGGGCCGTTCGCGCTGGTCCGGTTCGTCTACACCCAACGGCTCTCCCGCATTGAGGATGCAACGCCGGACCTGCTCGAACGGCTGGCGAGCCTGAACGAGGCCGGAATGAGCGTCGTGGAGAGCCTCCGCCGGGTCCGCGGCAGTGACATCGGCGTGCTCACTCAGGAGATGCACCGTATCTGGGCCGACATCAGGATGGGGGCGAATGTCACCGACGCTCTGGTTCGGTTCGGCCGCCGGGTCCAGACCACGGCGATAACGCGTATCGTGACGCTGTTGACCCACGCGATGCACGCCTCGGGCCAACTTGGACCGGTGTTCCGCATCGCGGCGACCCAGTCACGGGCTGACCTCCGGCTGAAGCGCCGGCGACGCCAGCAAATGCTTACCTACCTCGTCGTCATCTACGTCGCGTTCTTGGTGTTTCTGGTCATCATCGTCGCCGTGCAAGAGGTGCTGGTCCCGAGCTTGCCCTCCAGCGTGCCGATGCCGGCCGGCGAGTCGAACCGCCTCGGCGTCGGCGTCGACCAGTTCGCCCGCTTCGGTCGCGTCGACAAGGCCGCGTACACGCTCGTCTTCTTCCACACCGCGCTGATTCAGGCGGTCCTGACCGGCTTCATCGGTGGCCAGCTCGGCGAGGGGACGCTCAAAGACGGCGCGAAACACGCCGCAATTTTGCTGGGCGTCGCCTACGTCGCGTTCATCCTCCTCACCTCCCCGGTCGCGTCGATGACGGTCACCAGCCCCGCCGTCGCCGGCGACCAGATAACGGTCGAATCGGCGTCATTGTCGGAGGGCGGGTTCATCGTCGTCCGCGAGTTCGAGGCCGACGGACGCGTACTCGGGACGTCCGAGTACCTCTCCTCGGGGTCCCACAGCGATGTCCAGATACCCCTCGACAGACCGCCATCGACCGGGCAGTCGCTCGTGCTCGTCGCCCATCAGGACACCAACGGGAACCAACAACTGGACTATCCCTTCGACAGCAATTCCGGGTCCCCGGACCAGCCGTACGCGTCGTCGACGGCCGGCGAGAACGTCACCGTCGAATACACGGTCGAGTGACGCTGGATTTACGGTGTCCAATCAGGTAGGAGAGGCTGATGGAGTTCGCCGCCTTCGCCGACCGGGCCGACGCAATCGAAACCGAGAGCGCCGACACCGCGATAACCGAGGCGGTTACTGACCTGTTCACCGACGCGGGGTCTGACCTCTCGACACTGGCTCGCTTCGTACAGGGTCGAGTGTTTCCGGCCTACGAGTCCCGCACGCTCGATATCGGGCCGCGGCTCTGCTATGAGGCCATCGCCCGAGCGGCGGGCCGGAACGTCAGCGCCGACGACGTGGAAGGGCGGCTGGCCGACGTGGGCGAAATCGGGGCCGTCGCGGCCAGCTACGACCTCGGCGGCCAGCAGGGTCTCGCCGCGTTCGGTGCTGGCGGCGGGAGTGGCGGCCTCACTGTGGCGGAACTCGACGCCGAGTTACGGGAACTGGCCGCCGTCGACGGCAGCGGGAGTCAGGGGACGAAAGTCGACATCCTCTTTGGCCTGTTCTCGCGGTGCTCCCCGACCGAAGCCGGCTACCTCGCTCGACTCGTCCTCTCGGAGATGCGCATCGGCGTCGGCGAGGGGACGGTCCGGGACGCTGTCGCGGCCGCCTTCGACGTGCCGGTCGACGCCGTCGAGCGGGCCGTGCAGGTGTCTAACGACTACGGAATGGTGGCCGAGGTGGCCCGCGACGAGGGCGAGTCCGGACTGGCGACTATTACTCTTGAAGTCGGCCGCCCCGTTCAGGCGATGCTGGCTCAGGCGGGTACGGTCGCCGGCGCGCTAGAGGACTGGGACCGCGCCGCTGTCGAGTGGAAGTACGACGGCGCTCGCGTGCAGGTCCACTTCGACGGCGAGGACGCCCGGCTGTTCTCCCGGAACATGGAGGAAGTCACGGACCCGCTCCCCGAGGTCGTCGACACCGTCGAGTCAACGCTTGACGCGCCCGCAATCCTCGACGGCGAGGTGGTCGCGGTCGACGCGGACGGCGACCCGCTCCCGTTCCAAGAGGTCTTGCGTCGCTTCCGCCGGAAACACGA
The Haloarcula sp. CBA1129 genome window above contains:
- the ligA gene encoding ATP-dependent DNA ligase LigA; this translates as MEFAAFADRADAIETESADTAITEAVTDLFTDAGSDLSTLARFVQGRVFPAYESRTLDIGPRLCYEAIARAAGRNVSADDVEGRLADVGEIGAVAASYDLGGQQGLAAFGAGGGSGGLTVAELDAELRELAAVDGSGSQGTKVDILFGLFSRCSPTEAGYLARLVLSEMRIGVGEGTVRDAVAAAFDVPVDAVERAVQVSNDYGMVAEVARDEGESGLATITLEVGRPVQAMLAQAGTVAGALEDWDRAAVEWKYDGARVQVHFDGEDARLFSRNMEEVTDPLPEVVDTVESTLDAPAILDGEVVAVDADGDPLPFQEVLRRFRRKHDVAAAREDVAVRLHAFDCLHADGEDLLDAPLETRHDRLESLFPAESDVVSRMWLSDDPDEIEDLEGEALAAEQEGIMLKDPTAAYSPGKRGKHWRKRKPDVETLDCVVTGAEWGEGRRANVLGSFELSVRTDDGYATVGNVATGITDAELDDLTERFEPHIRREDGRDVVLDPAVVFEVGYEEIQASQSYDSGYALRFPRFLSVREDKTPDNADSLERVERLAASQ
- a CDS encoding type II secretion system F family protein, which codes for MALNPLGLAPLAVVVGILGLVGYSTINERFDRNVTRLSRRLFGRYVGESPTRERQLEAAYIDETYRGYAARTLVYACVGAVAGAITGAYAIGGLLLVLPALVELAQGLPSTMVNAFGLRTFELVLTPTGTLYILIGGGVLSGAATAGLTYLYRWERLKNRADVRSRNIDEGMARTIAFMYALSRGGMSFPDVMRVLARNQEIYGDTAKEVGVAVREMDLFGRDMISALEHVSRRTPSEQFKTFTENLSSVLQSGQSLAPFLREQYERHQEEAAERQENLLERLATVAEAYVTVFVAAVLFLMTILLVFGLTTTDTLWLLQLMAYLVIPLANVGFVVYLDIKLQSLGIGSSGTTDILERHETATLGKPSTGADRLGLTDGGVAPADEANWLRLRFHDRVKSIRELLSSPMQSLIWNPVYVLYLTVPVAVVLLLVRAPAAFQASSVNIRILDDLVIQSVLLILGPFALVRFVYTQRLSRIEDATPDLLERLASLNEAGMSVVESLRRVRGSDIGVLTQEMHRIWADIRMGANVTDALVRFGRRVQTTAITRIVTLLTHAMHASGQLGPVFRIAATQSRADLRLKRRRRQQMLTYLVVIYVAFLVFLVIIVAVQEVLVPSLPSSVPMPAGESNRLGVGVDQFARFGRVDKAAYTLVFFHTALIQAVLTGFIGGQLGEGTLKDGAKHAAILLGVAYVAFILLTSPVASMTVTSPAVAGDQITVESASLSEGGFIVVREFEADGRVLGTSEYLSSGSHSDVQIPLDRPPSTGQSLVLVAHQDTNGNQQLDYPFDSNSGSPDQPYASSTAGENVTVEYTVE